The nucleotide window CTTTGTGTTCACCTACAACATTTCCTTGTTCATCTAAAACTTTTCCTGGAATATCAATATTTGCATGTCTTTTAACAACATCAGTGTAAACAGTTTCAACAAAACAAATTTCTTGAGATTCACTTTTTTCTGTGATTTTTTTGTAAGCTACATCTAAATCTGCACCAAACTTTACAATATCTTCTTTTTTGTAAGTACTTAAAGGAAACATCATATATGGTAATGCATCTTTATCAACTTGAGATAGGAAATAACTTTGGTCTTTTGTTTTATCATCAGCTTCATAAAAAAACTTTCCATCAGTTTTTGCATAATGTCCAGTTGCTAAAAAATTAGCTCCATGTTTTTTTGCAAAATTAAGCATTGCACCAAATTTTATTTGACGATTGCATTTTACACAAGGATTTGGAGTTGTGCCTTCTAAATAAGAATCAACAAAATAATCATAAACCTCTTTTGAAAACTCATCTGCTAAATCTAATATGTGATATTTTATATTTAAAAATTTAGCTACATCATCTATATAACCTAAATTTCTTTCATGATAGCCATCAGTTCTATTATGAAGTTTTAGATATATCCCTTCAACTTCGTAACCTTCTTTTTGTAGCATATAAGCAGTAACTGAAGAATCAATTCCACCGCTCATTCCAACCATAACTTTTTTTTGTTTTTCGTTCATTTTTCATCCTTTTTAAAGGAATAATCACTGACTCTCTATTTGCCCAATTTTTGTGAGGGATAATTAAATTTTCTGTATTTATTTTTTTATTATCAAAAAATATTATATCAATATCCAAGGTTCTAGGCGCATCTTGAAAGGATCGCTTTCTTCCGAATTTTTTTTCATATCTTTGCATTGCTTTTAAAAAAGCGTTAGGACAAAGATTTGTTTGGAGGCGAATTATACCATTTAAAAAGTCGCTTTGTTCCAAAAATCCAAAGGGTGGATTTTTTAAAAGAGGTGAAGTCATAAGTAAAGTAAATCTTGCGTCTTTTCTTAAACATAAGATTAATTTATCAAATATCTTTTTAGTATTTCCAATATTTCCCCCAATTCCTATAGTTACCTTGTATTTTTTTTGTGAGTAAGAATTGAATTTTTGAGGAAAATTAGAAGAATAAAAAAGTGTTAATTTATGTGATATTTTTTTTTTCAAATTTCTCTCTTTTTTGTTAAAAAATAAATCATGATTAAATTTATCAAGATTTATTTTTTCTATTTTTTTGATTTAAAGTATTACGGCTTTACCATTTTGCATTACAATTGTATCTTCAATTCTAACCCCAAATTCATCAGGAAGATAAATTCCAGGTTCAACTGTAAATACCATATTATCTTCAATTATTACATCTGATTTGGAATTTATTACAGGAAATTCATGAATATCAAGACCAACACCATGACCAGTACTATGAATAAAATATTTTCCAAATCCTGCTTTTTCTATTACATCTCTAGTTAATTTGTCAATTTCACTAGCTTTCATCCCAGTTTTTGCATTTTCAATAGCATTTAATTGAGCTTTTAAAACAATATCATAGATTTTTTGATGTTTTTCATTTTTGAATTTTTGTTCTCTTTTAAAACTGAAATTCTCAAAATCAACATGACTTGTGCAAGTTCTATCAGAACAATATCTTTTATATTTTATTCCCGCATCAACTAATAATAAATCATGTAGTTTTAATTTTTTTGAAGTTGGAAGAGCATGAGGTTTTGCTGCATTTTCATTTATCGCAACAATTGGTTCAAAACTTATATCAAGTTTACCTGTTTGGCTCATTTTTTCAAAAGCTTTAAAATATAAAAATTGTTCACTCTGATTGAAACCATTTTTTCTTATAAATTTTGCTAATTCTTTGAAACCTTCACGTCCAGCAACAGCTGCTTTTTTAAGTAAAGTTATCTCTTTATCACTTTTAATAATTCTTTTTAATTTTGAAAAGTTTTCTTTAGCAATAAATTCAGTTTTTAGATTTTCAGTTAATTTTGTATAAGAAGCAAAACTAAAATCGTTTGGGTCAAATGTAATTTTTTTGATTTTATTTTTTTTTAAAATCTCTTTTGCTGTTTCTATTAAATTTGAAGATTCTAGTACTTCACACTTTTTTGCATACTCTTTTGCTTCTGTAGTATATCTAGCATCAGTTATAAAAAATCTATCTTTTTCTAAATTCAAAAAAATAACATTATCGCAAGAGAATTTACATTCAAAATATATTGCATTTTCATTTTGTAATATAAAGTTTTTCATAAAAAGCCTTTGTTTGGGTATGGTTTAACAAAAATTTAATTATAATCTTACCCAAAATTTATAAAAGGAATATAATATGAAAATTGCCGTAATTCAAGGACCAAATTTAAATATGTTAGGAATTAGAGAACAACATATTTACGGTCCAATGAGTCTAGAACAAATTCATGAACAATTAAAAAGTGCAGCTGAACAAAATGGAATTGAATTAGAATTTTTTCAATCAAATTTAGAGGGTGAAATTGTAGATAGAATTCAAGAGTGTTTAGGAACTGTTGATGGAATAATGATAAATCCAGCTGCTTATTCTCACACTTCTATTGCAATCAAAGATGCTCTAAGCGCAGTTAATATGCCAGTAGTTGAAGTTCATATTTCAAATATTTATAAAAGAGAAGAATTTAGACAAAAATCTGTAACTGCAGGTGCTTCAACAGGTGTTATCTCTGGATTTGGACCATTTGGTTATCATATGGGATTAATTGCTTTAATGCAAATTATTGCTGAATTAAAAGCAGTATCACAAGCAAAAAATGCTTAATTAAATGAAAATTATAAGTGCTTCATGGGTTGTTTCTTGTGATGAAAATGACAGAATCATTAAAGATGGTGCTGTTGTTTTTGATGAAAAAATCATAGAACTTAATACCCTTTTAGAAATAGAAAAAAAATATCCTAATATTGAAATAAAAAAACTAGAAAAGAATTCTATTTTAATGCCAGGACTTATAAATTCTCATGTTCATTTAGAATTTAGTGGGAATTCAACTACTTTAAAATATGGAAATTTTTATGCATGGTTAAATTCTGTTATTAGATATAGAGAAGATTTAATAAATAAAGCAAATACAAAATTAATAACAGCAAAATTAGAAAAGATGAAAAAAACAGGAACTACTACTATTGGAGCAATTTCATCATATTCTTTTGATATAGAAGCTTGTATAAATGCACCTATAAATACGGTATTCTTTTGCGAAGTTATTGGTTCAAAAGCTGATATGATAGATACACTTTTTGCTGATTTTAAAAGTAGGCTAAATAATGCAAAAAAATTTGCTTCAAAAAATTTTATTCCAGCAATTGCTATACATTCTCCATATTCAGTTCATCCATTTTTAGTAAGAGAAACTTTAAATTTAGCAAGAAGTGAAAATTTAGCTGTTAGTTCTCATTTTTTAGAGTCACGTGAAGAGTTTGATTGGTTACATAAAGACGAAGGTTCTTTTTTAGAATTTTTTAAAAATTTTTTAAATCAGGAAAAAGCAGTTTCAAAACCAATGGAATTTTTAAATCTTTTTTCAAATATAAAAAATCTTTCATTTACACATTGTGTTGAAGCAAGTAATAATGATTTAGAAAAGATTAGAGATTTAGGTGCAAGTATTAATCATTGTGTTACTTCAAATAGACTTTTAAATAATACAAAACTAGATTTAGATAGATTAGGTGAAATTCCTTTTACAATAGGAACTGATGGTTTAAGCTCAAATAATTCGTTATCAATGTTTGATGAATTAAGAAATGCATTAATGGTTCATTATGATAAAAATGTAGTTGAGTTTTCTAAAAAATTAATAAAAGCTGCAACAGTAAATGGAAGTAGGGCTTTAGGATTAAATAAAGGTAAACTTGAAAAAGATTTTGATGCAGATATGATAACTTTTACTTTACCTGATAAAATTGAAGAAAAAGAGGACTTGTTTATGCAAATAATTTTACATACAAAATTTGTTGATAATGTGATAATAGGAGGTGAATATGTTTAATTTTTTTAAAACACTATTTTCGCCAGTTATAGCAATATTGGATTTCATAACTAAATATTTTAAAACTATAGTTTTTTTGACAATAATTTACTTTGTAGTATTTGATTCTAATGAAAATTTAGTTGATAATGATAAATTAGCAAACTTACAAAAAATAGAATTATCAGGAGCTATTTTAGATGTTAGTAAAGTATTAGAAAATATAGAAAAAGCAAAAAAAGATAATAATATTAAAGGTGTATTATTTGTTGTCGATTCTCCTGGTGGTGCAGTTGCTCCTTCTGTTGAATTAGCTTATGCAATAAAAGAGTTAAAAGAGTTAAAACCAGTTGTTGTTTATGCAAGTGGTGTGATTGCAAGTGGAAGTTACTATTCTTCTATTTGGGCAAATAAAATTATTGCTAATCCTGGAAGCATGGTAGGTTCAATTGGTGTTATTATGCAAGGCGTGAATGCTAGTGAACTTATGGAAAAAATTGGAGTTTCAACTCAAACTGTAAAAGCTGGAAAATATAAAGAAACAGGAACACCTAGTAGAAAGTGGTTTGATTATGAAGAAAAACAACTTCAAAGCGTAATAGATGATACATATAATATGTTTATAACAGATGTTGCAAATGCAAGAAATCTTGATGTAAAAAATCATAATGTTTTTGCTGATGCAAAAATTTTTACTTCAAAACAAGCAAAAGAAGTTGGACTTGTTGATGAAGTTGCAACTATTTCTTTTGCTCAAAATACACTTATTGAATTATCAAAAGTAAAAAATCCAATTTGGAAAAAAGAAGATAAATTTGAGAAGTTTATGGATAAATTTGTAAGTGAAGCTGTTTCTAAAATAAGTATGAATTTTGTAACTGGATTAAAAGCTTATTAAATTTTTATATCTAAAGAATAAAAAAGTGAAGTATAAACTTCACTTTTTTTATTTATTATTTTTCAATTTCAAGACCTGAAACAATTCTATAAGTATCATTAGCAATAACAAATTCTTCATTTGTTGGAATAACAAAAATTCTTGCAGCTGAACTATTTGTTGCAATATCTCTAGCTTTTGAACTTCTTTTATTATTTTT belongs to Arcobacter defluvii and includes:
- a CDS encoding M24 family metallopeptidase gives rise to the protein MKNFILQNENAIYFECKFSCDNVIFLNLEKDRFFITDARYTTEAKEYAKKCEVLESSNLIETAKEILKKNKIKKITFDPNDFSFASYTKLTENLKTEFIAKENFSKLKRIIKSDKEITLLKKAAVAGREGFKELAKFIRKNGFNQSEQFLYFKAFEKMSQTGKLDISFEPIVAINENAAKPHALPTSKKLKLHDLLLVDAGIKYKRYCSDRTCTSHVDFENFSFKREQKFKNEKHQKIYDIVLKAQLNAIENAKTGMKASEIDKLTRDVIEKAGFGKYFIHSTGHGVGLDIHEFPVINSKSDVIIEDNMVFTVEPGIYLPDEFGVRIEDTIVMQNGKAVIL
- the mqnF gene encoding aminofutalosine deaminase family hydrolase; protein product: MKIISASWVVSCDENDRIIKDGAVVFDEKIIELNTLLEIEKKYPNIEIKKLEKNSILMPGLINSHVHLEFSGNSTTLKYGNFYAWLNSVIRYREDLINKANTKLITAKLEKMKKTGTTTIGAISSYSFDIEACINAPINTVFFCEVIGSKADMIDTLFADFKSRLNNAKKFASKNFIPAIAIHSPYSVHPFLVRETLNLARSENLAVSSHFLESREEFDWLHKDEGSFLEFFKNFLNQEKAVSKPMEFLNLFSNIKNLSFTHCVEASNNDLEKIRDLGASINHCVTSNRLLNNTKLDLDRLGEIPFTIGTDGLSSNNSLSMFDELRNALMVHYDKNVVEFSKKLIKAATVNGSRALGLNKGKLEKDFDADMITFTLPDKIEEKEDLFMQIILHTKFVDNVIIGGEYV
- the aroQ gene encoding type II 3-dehydroquinate dehydratase — translated: MKIAVIQGPNLNMLGIREQHIYGPMSLEQIHEQLKSAAEQNGIELEFFQSNLEGEIVDRIQECLGTVDGIMINPAAYSHTSIAIKDALSAVNMPVVEVHISNIYKREEFRQKSVTAGASTGVISGFGPFGYHMGLIALMQIIAELKAVSQAKNA
- the sppA gene encoding signal peptide peptidase SppA, translated to MFNFFKTLFSPVIAILDFITKYFKTIVFLTIIYFVVFDSNENLVDNDKLANLQKIELSGAILDVSKVLENIEKAKKDNNIKGVLFVVDSPGGAVAPSVELAYAIKELKELKPVVVYASGVIASGSYYSSIWANKIIANPGSMVGSIGVIMQGVNASELMEKIGVSTQTVKAGKYKETGTPSRKWFDYEEKQLQSVIDDTYNMFITDVANARNLDVKNHNVFADAKIFTSKQAKEVGLVDEVATISFAQNTLIELSKVKNPIWKKEDKFEKFMDKFVSEAVSKISMNFVTGLKAY
- the folK gene encoding 2-amino-4-hydroxy-6-hydroxymethyldihydropteridine diphosphokinase, whose product is MKKKISHKLTLFYSSNFPQKFNSYSQKKYKVTIGIGGNIGNTKKIFDKLILCLRKDARFTLLMTSPLLKNPPFGFLEQSDFLNGIIRLQTNLCPNAFLKAMQRYEKKFGRKRSFQDAPRTLDIDIIFFDNKKINTENLIIPHKNWANRESVIIPLKRMKNERKTKKSYGWNERWN
- the mnmA gene encoding tRNA 2-thiouridine(34) synthase MnmA, with protein sequence MNEKQKKVMVGMSGGIDSSVTAYMLQKEGYEVEGIYLKLHNRTDGYHERNLGYIDDVAKFLNIKYHILDLADEFSKEVYDYFVDSYLEGTTPNPCVKCNRQIKFGAMLNFAKKHGANFLATGHYAKTDGKFFYEADDKTKDQSYFLSQVDKDALPYMMFPLSTYKKEDIVKFGADLDVAYKKITEKSESQEICFVETVYTDVVKRHANIDIPGKVLDEQGNVVGEHKGYAHYTIGKRRGFTVHGAHDPHFVTKLNPKDNTIVVGKKESLEVNEVVGNNLNMFIDETKFSCSVKLRYRSTSTPCEVEIKDEKVYITLKEAVYGVATGQLAVFYDDQKVIGSAWIESTK